The Cherax quadricarinatus isolate ZL_2023a chromosome 53, ASM3850222v1, whole genome shotgun sequence genome includes a region encoding these proteins:
- the LOC128692297 gene encoding AH receptor-interacting protein, producing MDDKLVEKKIIYQGKGNADYTDGTKVIFHIRTETCEEEPHVIDDSHKWTKPVELLFGKKFKLEVLEACIRTMLPGEVSSFIIDKSLLAPYPLVSKTLREAYGKTKVDKEKKPHHCCGMGFKEGLGYQDLDELVKTPKDLKFTIELIKVAGAGSYEKEFWAMTESERLESIPVLKEQGNVFYKEGNHEVAGKAYSEALGRLEQLMLREKPGDEEWLKLNEMKMPLLLNYSQCQLLQGEYYSVIEHCTTVLEKDPDNVKALYRRGRAYVEVFSPAEAQKDLEKAAKLDASVTPGCRKLLSRLAKMESEKTLHDKNVYSKLFSSS from the exons ATGGATGATAAGCTCGTTGAGAAGAAAATTATATACCAGGGGAAGGGCAATGCTGACTACACTGATGGAACGAAG GTTATATTCCACATCAGAACGGAAACCTGTGAAGAAGAGCCACATGTTATTGATGACAGTCATAAATGGACCAAACCCGTGGAACTTCTCTTTGGAAAGAAATTCAAGTTAGAAGTGTTGGAAGCATGCATTCGCACAATGTTACCAGGAGAAGTGTCTTCATTTATAATTGATAAATCA TTACTGGCACCATATCCATTAGTATCCAAGACCTTACGGGAAGCATATGGGAAGACCAAAGTTGATAAAGAAAAGAAGCCTCATCACTGTTGTGGGATGGGATTTAAAGAGGGACTTGGTTACCAAGATTTGGATGAACTAGTTAAGACACCTAAGGATTTGAAATTCACAATTG AATTAATAAAGGTGGCAGGAGCAGGATCATATGAAAAGGAGTTTTGGGCGATGACTGAGAGTGAGCGGCTGGAGAGCATCCCAGTTCTCAAGGAGCAAGGCAATGTTTTCTATAAGGAGGGGAACCATGAAGTTGCCGGTAAAGCATATTCCGAGGCTCTTGGCAGACTTGAACAACTCATGTTAAG AGAGAAACCTGGTGATGAAGAATGGCTGAAGCTTAATGAGATGAAGATGCCTCTACTTCTGAACTACTCACAGTGTCAGCTCCTACAAGGAGAATACTACTCAGTTATagaacactgtaccactgtcttaGAAAAAGATCCAG ATAATGTGAAAGCGCTGTATCGGCGTGGGCGAGCTTATGTCGAGGTCTTCAGTCCAGCCGAAGCTCAGAAAGACTTGGAGAAGGCTGCCAAGCTGGATGCCAGTGTAACACCTGGTTGTCGGAAGTTACTTTCTCGATTAGCAAAAATGGAATCAGAGAAAACTTTGCATGACAAAAATGTTTATAGTAAACTGTTCAGTTCCTCATAA